cacaggttGGGGGAGGATACTGAGCAGGCGCAGGGCTGCAGCACACATGATGCATGGCTCCACGGTGACGTACAGGGCCGTTCGCTCGCACACGCAGCTCACATCCAGGTTGCCGCGGCGACACCAGTCCCGGAGCTGATCCAGGGCCACCATCTCAGCGTGGCGAGTAgcctaatacacacacacacacacacacacacacacacacacacacacacacacacacaatcaaaacaCAGAGGAACATATGATATGCATAGTTTAGGTTTCATGTTCTCTTTGAGCTGGATGAAGACAATGCCTAACTcctgtacattttttttggacatgctTCAATTTGTTTCCTACATTTTTGGTCTCGTTGACTTCATTCCGCCCCTTGCCCACGACTTGGTCATTGTAGACCATCAGACATCCGACCGGCACCTCTCCGTTCTCCAGAGCATCTTTGGCCTGCAGGAAAACATTCAGAGCATGTCaacatgcagcagcagcagcagcagctacacagcCAGAAAGTATTACACAGAAAGATACTACAAAGGAGAAAACAAACTCACGGAGAGCACAGTCCCCGCCGACACATCTATGAATATGTATATGTAGtagattagggctgcaactaattattattatcaattatTCTGTTAATAACCTTTCCAttctcattcattcatgttattaacatgtattttctgtcctatttgtgtgtttttacacaCATGTTTTGCACTGTTGCATTGTTTATTGCACATCATAATGTGTCAATTACTTAGGAAAGGCTTGAACCAGCAAATATTTGGAACTTTATTAATAATTGAATGCTTATTTATGTAAAATGGTCATTTCTGGATACATTTGTGACGCATTTGTAGACTTGTTGGGCGACAAATTAAGCTACAGTAAATGTTCAATAACCGTAAGCATGCTGCAGCACTACGGAGAAATGAGCTCAAATTAATAAGTGGCAGGGCATTCCTATCATGGCCTACACTGAATGCATACTTTATAAtgatataaaactgaaaatcttaaaaaacaaaaacaaagacgtTAACCGAACGACTGACTCACCATGTCAAAGGCGCTGGACATCCACCTCTCAATTTCCTCATCACTCGGATAGAAACTCTTCGCCGAATCAGCTTTACGGCCCTCCTCTGTTCCCATGGCAATGCTATTACTTAACTCTACTTAACACAAGTCATACTATTCGCGTATGACGAGGCTTTTGCAGCttatttcttcactttttttgttaCAATTTCGCCCGTTGCACTTTACTTGTCATGCTcctaccatagacagtatataagaatggaccaacagatccacTGGGGAAGATAATATTGGACGGACCAGTTTCAGACATGGCCAATCAGCTCCCCGATAGCGCTGCGCATCCCCACGTTCATGGTGACGTTTTTGATGCGTCAAGCTGCCTACTGTTGGCCGAATGTAAACCTGAAATGAAGGGATTTTGCATGTCAAATAAAAGCTTAATTTCATGAAGTCTATTTCCAGCATTTGAACATGCCTCCAAGTTTTAGGGAGCGGTCCtcgtttttttattattcattatgttttcattatttttatttatgtattcatatTCTGTATTTTCTAGTATATTGTACATTACGGTTATGTTATATACGACAGAGTCTGTATACATGACCCACTTACGTCTAAAGCtcaattattgttttattttgaaatcgaCAACCGGAAAGTATCCTGTTCGCAAACTCTACCTTAACTGACATACTTTGGCACCTTTGACAGTTAGCATGGTAGCAAGCGAGTTGCTAACTAGCCGAAAGTCCTTAGAAAACATGTCCGTAAACTAGTCAGCACAAAGTTAAAAGTACGGAGGGTTTTTGCAGCTGTAGTTTGCGAACCCCTCACTGTCCGATTATGTTTTCATCAGTCTGGAATTTTGTTAAACGCCACAAAAGGAAATTTATTTTCACCGGAGCTGTAGTTGGAGGTATGACTGGTGTCCATGTTAGCTTCTGAGCTAGCTAATAACTTTAGCAACACGCCGGACTGCACTGAAAAACCTTGATGTTACATATTGTTTTACTTACCGGTACTAGTTAATGCTTTTAACAAAATTTGTTCAGAAAGCTTGTAAGAATCGACCAGTATGTGTTGGCAGTTCGgcatatatattatttaataaacAGCATCATTTCCAACATAAAGACAACGTTAACTATTCTGAGACAACCAACCAGGTAACGTTACAACGTTAACGGTAACGTTACTTTAATggaatttatttaattaaaattaacGCTGCGTAATTTGTTGATTGTATATCGCGTGAAAATGTTATCAATGATGGTATTTAGTTAGTTATATTGGATTTGAGACTTTGCAAATGAGCAAGACATCTTTAAATTGCCATGAAATTGAATGAGGTTTTGCGTGACGTTAAATCCATGCATTTGAATGCTACATGTTAGCATATTAGGGCTGCGCGGTATTAAGGAAATATGCGATGACGTTGTTAATATCGCCACAACGATATTACTTTCGATGAATAAacagatttaaaatgtattcagttCTACCTTTCTGCTGCTATTCTATTAGTATTCTGCTTAAGTGCAACAAGTTGCTTGTTGAATTAAAGAAACAACTGAAAGGAAGTTATTTTcgacattattttattgaacagaaCACAGAATgcaccattaaaaaaacatcaatagtCTCTTTTcaactaactaaaaaaaaatcacgttTCTTTcgtgatgtgtttattgcgcaagATGATATCACgatgaagattaaaaaaaaaaaaaaaacgatttattgtgcagccctaatattatTAACTTATCGCTAAGCTCCTCGATATAAGTTATTAATAAGTATAATTTGTCGGTGACCCCCAGGAGTGTACTTTCTGGGTAAATATGCCCAGAAGAAGATCAGAGATATCCAGGAGAAGGAGGCGACGGAGTACATCGCTCAGGCCAGACGACAGTTCCACTTTGAAAGCAACCAGAGAACCTGCAACATGACCGGTGATGACTTCACACTTCTGAATACTAATCCTTTAGAAATCCTCTTTCAgtgtgtctgaaaaaaaaatgagactTGATCTTTGCATTTTTGATGTGACTGtttacactgtatgtgtgttgcaGTGCTTTCCATGCTCCCTCCACTGAAAGAAGCCATCGTCAATCAGCTAAATTCAGAAAGCCTCACTGCACTACTCAAGGCCAAGTGAGTAGACGTGTCTTTCACTTTCAGATTTAATAGCTCAAACGATTCCTAATCCACTCGTAGACACAAGTCTACACATTCTTTTAGGTTCAGTGCTAAGATAGTGTCgatttttgtttctgtattaattagggctgcacgatatgagggaaatataaggtttttttttaattttgcgATGACAGTGTTACCTGCAGTAAACAAACGGACGTTGAAAATGCACTCAgttttgttgaatttaaaacaaatgaatggaaatcatttccaacatttttattgaccaaactgaacattgaattatatgtaaaaggcagcactaaaaaaatgacagtgacattatgaagtgcggttttctactgatattttctgttAACTAACGCAACAAATGTCGGAGGGTCtctcgcgatatgtcgcagcctttcgcggtGTGTtaattgcgccagttgatatcgccaTGACGATATAAAAACGAGCTattttgcagccctagttcaaaCAATTCCGAATCCACGCATGGACACAGTTGTACACATTCTTATATGTTTAGTGGTAAGATTGAGATTGTCGATTTTGTTTCTATATTCCCTAATGAATATTGAAATATGAGTTTCGATTTTTCGATACATCGAAAATCGTATGTATcgcgatttatttttttctttcttcgttataaattattattagacCTAAATGATTTCTGTTTGTACGGTTCCaccgacggcgactacatcatatccttTTCAAGCAAAACAGATAGAAAGCAGAAGATGTAGAAGATCCATGTTacgttcttctttacaaatgaaataaacagtAGACTGGCTGACTGCCATGTGATGTGCATccttttttttagaaaacaattagtttttagaaatgtctcttgatatattgtctctagaagtgtattatt
The Sander vitreus isolate 19-12246 chromosome 18, sanVit1, whole genome shotgun sequence genome window above contains:
- the adat2 gene encoding tRNA-specific adenosine deaminase 2 produces the protein MGTEEGRKADSAKSFYPSDEEIERWMSSAFDMAKDALENGEVPVGCLMVYNDQVVGKGRNEVNETKNATRHAEMVALDQLRDWCRRGNLDVSCVCERTALYVTVEPCIMCAAALRLLNIPVVVYGCRNERFGGCGSVLDVSSADLPQTGTTFKCVSGHRAEEAVEMLKTFYKQENPNAPKPKTRKD